The following are encoded together in the Azospirillum lipoferum 4B genome:
- the pip gene encoding prolyl aminopeptidase — translation MPRSDFYPPIDPFQTGTLAVDGIHTVYWEQAGNPRGVPVMFLHGGPGAGASPTHRRFFDPAHYRIVVMDQRGAGRSTPLGETRENTTERLVEDIERLRRHLGIERWHLFGGSWGSTLALAYAETHPERCLGLILRGIFLMRKSEIDWFLYSMRVLFPEAWAAFASHIPEEERGDLLEAYWKRLDSPDPMVRMAAARVWSVYEGSCSSLLPSPDLIAASGEDRHALGLARIEAHYFRSNRFTPEDKLLRDVSRIRHLPGVIVQGRYDIVCPVISADALHRAWPEADYRIVPDAGHSAMEPGIRAALIQATERFKEYR, via the coding sequence ATGCCCCGCAGCGACTTCTATCCGCCCATCGACCCGTTCCAGACCGGCACGCTCGCCGTCGACGGGATCCATACGGTCTATTGGGAGCAGGCGGGCAACCCGCGCGGCGTACCGGTGATGTTCCTGCATGGCGGGCCGGGGGCCGGGGCCTCGCCCACCCACCGCCGCTTCTTCGATCCCGCCCATTACCGCATCGTCGTGATGGACCAGCGCGGGGCCGGCCGCTCAACGCCCTTGGGCGAAACGCGGGAGAATACCACGGAGAGGCTGGTCGAGGACATCGAGAGGCTGCGCCGGCATCTGGGCATCGAGCGCTGGCATCTGTTCGGCGGCTCCTGGGGTTCGACGCTGGCGCTCGCCTATGCCGAAACCCATCCGGAGCGCTGCCTGGGCCTGATCCTGCGCGGCATCTTCCTGATGCGTAAGAGCGAGATCGACTGGTTCCTCTATTCCATGCGCGTGCTGTTTCCGGAGGCCTGGGCCGCCTTCGCCAGCCATATCCCGGAGGAGGAGCGCGGCGACTTGCTGGAGGCCTACTGGAAGCGGCTCGACTCGCCCGATCCGATGGTGCGCATGGCCGCCGCGCGGGTGTGGAGCGTCTATGAGGGCAGCTGCTCGTCCCTGCTGCCGTCGCCCGACCTGATCGCCGCCAGCGGCGAGGACCGCCATGCCCTGGGGCTGGCGCGGATCGAGGCGCATTACTTCCGCTCCAACCGCTTCACGCCGGAGGACAAGCTGCTGCGCGACGTGTCCCGCATCCGCCATCTGCCGGGGGTGATCGTCCAGGGCCGCTACGACATCGTCTGTCCGGTGATCTCCGCCGACGCGCTGCACCGCGCCTGGCCCGAAGCCGACTACCGCATCGTTCCCGATGCCGGCCACTCCGCCATGGAACCCGGCATCCGTGCCGCGCTGATCCAGGCGACGGAGCGGTTCAAGGAATATCGGTGA
- the mutM gene encoding bifunctional DNA-formamidopyrimidine glycosylase/DNA-(apurinic or apyrimidinic site) lyase — MPELPEVETVCRGLAPHLEGRRLVRVEQRRPNLRTPFPPRFCERLTGRRVESVRRRAKYILMHLDDGGVLIAHLGMSGRMIIAPERPDAFDKHDHVVFETDAGTIVTFNDARRFGLMDLTVADALGDHPMLRNLGPEPLGNEFSGPELARRLAGKITPIKAALLDQSVVAGLGNIYVSEALFQSGILPTRSAASLSAEEVDRLAAAVREVLERAIAAGGSSLRDYRQASGELGYFQHQFAVYDREGEGCPDCDCDRARTGGIQRIVQSGRSTFFCAARQR, encoded by the coding sequence ATGCCTGAACTTCCCGAAGTCGAGACGGTGTGCCGGGGCCTCGCCCCGCATCTCGAAGGCCGGCGGCTGGTCCGTGTGGAGCAGCGGCGGCCGAACCTGCGCACCCCCTTTCCGCCGCGCTTCTGCGAGCGGCTGACCGGCCGGCGCGTCGAGTCGGTTCGGCGGCGGGCCAAATACATCCTGATGCATCTGGACGACGGCGGCGTGCTGATTGCCCATCTCGGCATGTCCGGCCGCATGATCATCGCGCCGGAACGCCCCGACGCGTTCGACAAGCACGATCATGTGGTGTTCGAGACCGACGCTGGCACAATCGTCACCTTCAACGACGCCCGCCGCTTCGGCCTGATGGACCTGACGGTGGCGGACGCGCTGGGCGACCATCCGATGCTGCGCAACCTGGGACCGGAGCCTCTCGGCAACGAGTTCTCCGGTCCCGAGCTCGCCCGCCGGCTGGCCGGGAAGATCACCCCCATCAAGGCCGCCCTGCTGGACCAGAGCGTCGTCGCCGGTCTCGGCAACATCTATGTGTCGGAGGCGCTGTTCCAGTCCGGCATCCTGCCCACCCGCAGCGCCGCCAGCCTGAGCGCCGAGGAGGTCGACCGTCTCGCCGCCGCGGTGCGCGAGGTGCTGGAGCGCGCCATCGCCGCCGGCGGCTCCTCCTTGCGCGACTACCGGCAGGCGTCGGGGGAGCTGGGCTATTTCCAGCACCAGTTCGCCGTCTACGACCGGGAGGGGGAGGGCTGCCCCGATTGCGACTGCGACCGTGCCCGGACGGGGGGCATTCAGCGGATTGTACAGTCGGGCCGCTCGACTTTCTTTTGTGCGGCGCGCCAACGGTGA